A window from Mogibacterium neglectum encodes these proteins:
- the nth gene encoding endonuclease III: MNKLKTKKYFKTDEEVKAVLDKLEEEYPDAGCALHYDSIFHLLIAVVLSAQTTDASVNKITPNLFSTYEYPSQLATANSKDVEALIKTLGLYKNKAKSLVGIGKMLCDLYDGEVPRDFSELQKLPGVGRKTANVVMSVGFGEPHIAVDTHVFRVSNRIGLVDEDDVLKTEKALMKVIPKNRWSHMHHVLIFHGRRCCTARNPKCHECCIKNVCKYNQNNQK; the protein is encoded by the coding sequence ATGAATAAACTTAAAACGAAAAAATATTTTAAAACTGATGAAGAAGTAAAAGCTGTATTGGATAAATTAGAAGAAGAGTACCCAGATGCTGGTTGCGCACTTCACTATGACTCAATTTTTCATTTGCTTATAGCAGTTGTTTTATCTGCACAGACGACAGATGCTAGTGTAAATAAGATAACACCCAATTTGTTTAGCACATATGAGTATCCAAGCCAGTTAGCAACCGCAAATAGTAAAGATGTGGAGGCCTTGATTAAAACTCTCGGTCTATATAAAAATAAAGCAAAAAGCCTTGTAGGAATAGGCAAAATGCTTTGTGATCTATATGATGGGGAGGTTCCTCGTGATTTTTCGGAACTTCAGAAACTTCCAGGAGTGGGACGTAAGACAGCAAATGTAGTAATGTCTGTTGGATTTGGGGAACCCCATATAGCTGTTGATACTCATGTGTTCCGGGTATCTAATCGAATTGGTCTAGTTGATGAGGATGATGTTTTAAAAACTGAAAAGGCACTTATGAAAGTCATTCCGAAGAACAGATGGTCACATATGCATCATGTATTAATCTTTCATGGAAGAAGGTGTTGCACTGCCAGAAATCCTAAATGTCATGAATGCTGTATAAAGAATGTGTGTAAGTATAATCAAAATAATCAAAAATAA